A genomic region of Sulfobacillus acidophilus DSM 10332 contains the following coding sequences:
- a CDS encoding protein of unknown function DUF6 transmembrane (PFAM: EamA-like transporter family~InterPro IPR000620~KEGG: pna:Pnap_1360 hypothetical protein~PFAM: Protein of unknown function DUF6, transmembrane~SPTR: Putative uncharacterized protein): MTHQLKQPSQRVSRRGVTDALLVLVAIIWGSSYITTKDVVNHVPVLFFLMVRFGIAAIGFGLVGWQHLSRATATTWLTGISLGLFLTGIFVAETFGVKHTTAIAAGFLISLNVVLVPWVEKWILHYPIHWALMVSMVIALGGTALVTSSHGGQFVVNLGDGLILLAASLRAIQMTVTKRWVSEERIDIIALNVIQFMTVWIVCGGLTAITSNSLTIINALKSVSFWLVAGYLGLLGTVAAFVIQMVSIRHTSAARAALLLGLEPAFSALFGVIGGERLSLSSAIGGGLIVAGTLWGQQAEYRRRLEIENRT, encoded by the coding sequence ATGACTCATCAACTTAAACAACCGTCACAACGGGTATCTCGCCGAGGCGTCACGGATGCTCTCTTGGTATTAGTGGCCATTATCTGGGGATCGAGTTATATTACGACCAAAGATGTTGTGAATCATGTTCCCGTCTTGTTTTTTTTAATGGTGCGATTTGGGATAGCGGCCATCGGATTTGGGCTGGTGGGATGGCAACATCTCTCGCGCGCCACGGCAACCACATGGTTGACCGGCATTAGCTTAGGATTATTTTTGACCGGGATTTTTGTGGCGGAGACCTTCGGGGTCAAACACACTACGGCAATTGCAGCGGGTTTCCTCATCAGTCTGAATGTTGTTCTCGTGCCATGGGTCGAGAAATGGATTTTGCATTACCCGATACACTGGGCGTTAATGGTGTCGATGGTTATCGCGTTGGGGGGGACCGCCTTAGTTACATCGTCTCATGGAGGGCAGTTTGTGGTCAACTTGGGTGATGGACTTATACTGCTGGCGGCAAGTCTTCGCGCCATCCAAATGACCGTCACCAAACGGTGGGTTTCCGAGGAACGGATCGATATTATCGCACTGAACGTCATTCAATTCATGACAGTTTGGATTGTTTGCGGGGGTCTGACCGCTATAACTTCCAACTCACTAACAATTATTAATGCTCTCAAGTCTGTTTCGTTTTGGCTCGTTGCGGGGTATTTGGGCCTCTTGGGAACCGTCGCAGCGTTCGTTATTCAAATGGTAAGCATTCGGCATACGTCGGCTGCTCGTGCCGCGTTGTTACTGGGACTGGAACCCGCCTTTTCGGCACTTTTTGGGGTGATCGGGGGAGAGCGGTTATCGCTATCATCGGCCATCGGCGGAGGACTTATCGTGGCGGGGACATTGTGGGGGCAACAAGCAGAATATAGGCGTCGATTGGAGATAGAAAATCGCACATGA